From uncultured Pseudodesulfovibrio sp.:
GCTTTCTCCACCATCGTCGGAGTTGGTCCCAACGCGGCCAAACCTCACTGCATCCCCGGTGAAACCAAGCTGCGCGATAATGAACTGGTCCTCATCGACACAGGGTGCCGGTATCTGGACTACAATTCTGATCAGACACGCACCTTCTGGGTCGGCGACACTCCATCTGACCGCTTCAAGAAAACCATGGATCAAGTGCGTGAGGCTCAACAGGCCGCCATCGACATCATCCGTCCCGGCCTGCCCTTTGTAGACGCTTACAAGGCTTCCTACGCCGTTTTTGAAAAGGCTGGCGTGGAGTCGTTGTTCACCCATGGTCTCGGCCACGGCGTTGGTCTGGAAACCCACGAACCCCCGAGCCTGTCCAGAGGGGCACAAGGCGTACTGGAAGCTGGCATGGTTGTCACAGTAGAGCCCGGCCTCTACGACCCAGAATGGGGCGGCATCCGCTGGGAATACGAAATACTGGTCACCGAAGACGGTTGCCGAGTACTGTAGTCCCATCTTCATTCAACAAAAAAGCCCTGATACCTCATTGGTATCAGGGCTTTTTCATTACAAAAACAGACACGCTAAAGCAGGAACATCTTCACAGCCAACGCCGCCCCCAACCAGAGGCCGGAGCTGACGATTCCGAACCATGCGAAACGGGCCAACGGTTCGGACAACCATCGCTTTTGTACGATCAAACCGATAAAGATAATATGCAAAGGCACCGGAAGAGCCAAAAGCAGGGCGTACGTATGGTGTTCTGCAACAAGTTGACTGCCTGAAAAATATTTGGCGGCCAGAGTGCCTTCATAGGCATCAAGACCAACCAAACCAAGCAGACACAGCCCGATAATGGTCACGGTGGTGCAAATATTGCGAACGATGCCTCTAAGTACAGGAGAATCAAGCATGGTCGGAATCATGCCTCAAACCGGCTAATACCGCAACTTCTCGTCAATCACCCCCTTGACCATGAGGCCACGCTCTGTCATCGTTTTGAATGACAAAGTGAAAACATGTGAGGTGGCCATGAGCAAGAAAGTCCGTAGCGTCCGTGTCCCCAAGGAATTCGAGACCTTGAATCTTTCAGGTATGATCCATGAGTGCGAAAAACATTTGCGCGACATCGAATCAGCCACCTTGCTCAAGCAGCAGGGCAACCCGGATGCCGCCGAAGCCCTTATCAAGGCGCGGCAGCAAGACCTCGGCCGCAAGGTCGGCAAATTGGTCTGGGAAGCCCGCGTTCAATTCGGAAAAACACGAGGGGATTAATATGGAACCGAAATCCGCCACAGAATCCGCCGTGGTTATGACACATCTGGTCCTGCCACAAGACGCCAATCCCGCCGGCAATCTGCACGGTGGCGTCATCCTCAAGCATATCGATACGGCAGGTGGAGTGGTCGCAAAAAAACACTCACGCACCAATGTCGTCACAGTGTCTATCGACCGTATGGCCTTCAAGCAACCTGCGTACATGGGTGAACTGCTGACCTTCAAGGCGAGCCTCAACTATGTAGGTCGGTCCAGTATGGAAATAGGCGTCCGGGTGGAGGCCGAGAACCTCGCCACCGGAGAAGTGCGGCATACAAATTCCGCCTATCTGACCTACGTGGCGTTGGGTGAAGACAGCAAACCGACCCCGGTTCCGCCGCTCACACTTGAAAACGAGACAACCAAGCGACGGCATAAAGAAGCCGAACTCCGACGCGAACTCCGTAAAAAAGAACTAGAGTTGGAAGCAGGTCAAAAAGTCTGTCTTGAAAAGAAATAGAAAACCGCCTGCGGCGGATTATCAGATAATTTCGTCTCCGACGGCTCAAGGACGAAGGCCTTGAGAATCCCGTGTCGCCTGCGGCGAAGCTACTTATATAAAGAATATTTTTTTACAAACGACAACTTTCGCGAAGCGCACCAAAAAGTTTAGGAGGGTCCAGAGAACCTTTTTCAAAGGGTTCTTTGGCAGGTTCAGGACAGCGTTCTGGTCCAGCTGAAAGCGGTCACGGCAAAACGACAGGAAGTCGTTGCCCCAGAGTAATTCCATACTCATTCACATAAGCAACGTAGGGCCACATTTCGACGCCTTTGTCCATCGCTTCGTAAAACAGTTCGGCATACACAGGATCGATAAAATCCGCTGGCCCAAAGCATTCTCCGTCAGACCGCTGGATCAAAAAGAAAAGGGCCACTCGCGCCCCGGTCTTGGCGAGTGCCATAAGTTCACGTAAATGCTTTTGCCCCCGCTCCGTGATGGCATCCGGGAAACAGGCTATACCGTCCTCAACCAGGGTGACATTCTTACATTCCACCCAAAGATCGCCACGCTCGCCAGACAAAAAGGCATCAAGCCGACTCTGTCCAACTTTGGCTTCCTTCTTGAAATACTCGTAGCCATCCATCTCCGATAAAGTGCCGGTTTCCCAAGCCTTGTAAAGCATCCGGTTGGGAGTCAACGTATTTACACCAACCATGGTCCCAGCGAGGTCCAATGCCTCCAGAGTATACTTAAGCTTTCGGTTCGGATTGACTGCCGGAGACAGCAACGCGGTAGAACCGGGCCTGAGCAGTCCGAGCATAGAGCCTGTATTGTTGGTATGCGCCTTGAGCACCTCACCTGTATCCGGGCCGGTCAGAGCTTCGGCATCTACAGTGAATCGCTTGATACGTCGAATGAAAGCAGCAGTCCGGCAAGGCGCATGAAACGGAAGCGTACACGACATGTCAGACACAGCTATTCCCCATTCCTTTGCCGCAATCCATCAACCACCTGTTGCCCTTCTCCCTCGTACACATCCCGCTCACTCTCAGGGGTAGGACGTACGACATCGGGCCAGACTCCGGGTTGCTTTTCAGCACCCTTTCGGGCCTCGGTACTGGGATTGGAGTCTGCTATAATCGGTGTCTTTCGCAGATCAACACCCGCTACAGGCGCACTGAATTCAATGGGAATATTATTAGGATCAAAGGCGTAAATTGAATGGATAAAACCGTGGTCCACCACTTCAGAACACCAAAGATCAGCCGCCTCAAGCTTGTCCTTGATCTCCCACAAATCATCATCCGAAACCACACCAAAAGAAATATGATCAAAACCAATCTGACCTTTCACCGGAAATCCGTGATCCCGCTCCTCAAGAGGTTCAACATCCGGCCACTCGAAAAAGGCGATCATGTCCTGTTCGGAAATTTCCAAAAAATAATGACGGTAACCGGGCCGACCGAGTCCGGCGACAAGACGCATACCAAGCAGGTCGCGCCAAAACCGGATAGTGCCATCCATATCGCCAGTGACCATGGCCAGATGGTTGATGCCGGTATATTGAGGCATGATGAATCCCCCTTGCTATTCTCCGAAAGCGAGCCGCTGAATAATAACGTTGGACACAAGCATTCCATTCTTGGTCAATCTGAGCCGTCCCTGATTGATACGCACCAGATTTTCACGGTGTAAAGCCGAAATCAACTGTTCCTGTCGCTTCACCAGATCATACCCGGTCCGCTCCCTGAACGCCTTGAGATCAAGACCTCGACTGGTCCGCAAGGACAGCATAATCATCTCCGCGAGCAAATCTTTTTCAGTCAACTCTTCGAAGTCATTACCAACCATGTCGCCACGCACATAGGCGTCGTATTCGTCCATGTATCGAGGCGTAGTAAAGCGACGCTTACCAAGAGTGGACACCGCTGAGGGACCAAGACCAAGATAATCGGACCCATCCCAATACCCGGAGTTATGCACGGACATAAACCCCATACGCGCAAAATTGGACACCTCGTAGTGCATGTATCCCATGGACTCCAAATATTCAGCCCCATAAATAAACATCCGTCCCTGCTCTGTATCCGTGGGCAGGGTCAAATCACCGGACTCACCACACCGCTTCGCCATGAGTGTGCCGGATTCCAACGTCAGATTATATGCGGAAAGATGTTCGGGCCGCATTTCAGCCACGACCTTCAATTGGTCAAGCCATGCCTTAAGCCGCTGACCGGGCAACCCCCAGATCAAGTCCAGTCCGATATTACCAAACCCCGCCCGCTGGGCATTGGCATACGCCTGCATGGTCATGGCTGCGGAATGCGGTCTGTTCATGATCTGAAGATCATGGTCATTACCGCTCTGCATCCCCAGAGAAAGACGATTGAATCCGATAGAAAGCAGCCCTCTGAAATAACTGACGTCCTGCGCCGAATCAGGGTTGGCCTCCAACGTCACTTCCATGCCCTCACTCAACACAAAGTGCTTATCGAGGGTCTTCATGATTTGATCAAGCTGATTCAGGGGAAT
This genomic window contains:
- the sfsA gene encoding DNA/RNA nuclease SfsA, producing the protein MSCTLPFHAPCRTAAFIRRIKRFTVDAEALTGPDTGEVLKAHTNNTGSMLGLLRPGSTALLSPAVNPNRKLKYTLEALDLAGTMVGVNTLTPNRMLYKAWETGTLSEMDGYEYFKKEAKVGQSRLDAFLSGERGDLWVECKNVTLVEDGIACFPDAITERGQKHLRELMALAKTGARVALFFLIQRSDGECFGPADFIDPVYAELFYEAMDKGVEMWPYVAYVNEYGITLGQRLPVVLP
- a CDS encoding VOC family protein, with translation MPQYTGINHLAMVTGDMDGTIRFWRDLLGMRLVAGLGRPGYRHYFLEISEQDMIAFFEWPDVEPLEERDHGFPVKGQIGFDHISFGVVSDDDLWEIKDKLEAADLWCSEVVDHGFIHSIYAFDPNNIPIEFSAPVAGVDLRKTPIIADSNPSTEARKGAEKQPGVWPDVVRPTPESERDVYEGEGQQVVDGLRQRNGE
- the hemW gene encoding radical SAM family heme chaperone HemW, which gives rise to MGKIYGEGVPVKPAFPEVSSRKKGTNPNGKGLYLYIHVPFCKSRCSYCNFHSQSFNDVTFAWYYKLLLQEIALWGRRLKRPVLRTIYFGGGTPSLIPLNQLDQIMKTLDKHFVLSEGMEVTLEANPDSAQDVSYFRGLLSIGFNRLSLGMQSGNDHDLQIMNRPHSAAMTMQAYANAQRAGFGNIGLDLIWGLPGQRLKAWLDQLKVVAEMRPEHLSAYNLTLESGTLMAKRCGESGDLTLPTDTEQGRMFIYGAEYLESMGYMHYEVSNFARMGFMSVHNSGYWDGSDYLGLGPSAVSTLGKRRFTTPRYMDEYDAYVRGDMVGNDFEELTEKDLLAEMIMLSLRTSRGLDLKAFRERTGYDLVKRQEQLISALHRENLVRINQGRLRLTKNGMLVSNVIIQRLAFGE
- a CDS encoding acyl-CoA thioesterase, whose protein sequence is MEPKSATESAVVMTHLVLPQDANPAGNLHGGVILKHIDTAGGVVAKKHSRTNVVTVSIDRMAFKQPAYMGELLTFKASLNYVGRSSMEIGVRVEAENLATGEVRHTNSAYLTYVALGEDSKPTPVPPLTLENETTKRRHKEAELRRELRKKELELEAGQKVCLEKK